Genomic segment of Peribacillus frigoritolerans:
CGATTGTCACTGCCAGGACGCCTGGCTTGATTGCGTTTTGCCCTAAGTTGGCAAGCACACCATCACTCGCGCCAATCACAAACGGGGTACCAGCCTGAATGTTCATTTTTGCAGCTAATTCCTCACTTAATCCTGAGAGGATATGCGTTGTAGGGACAAGCATCGGCAGCTTATCAGCCCCAATTCCAGCAATGGTGAGTGCCTCTTCATCCCACTTAAGGTCATTCATGTTGAACATGCCCGTTGCAGAAGCGAGTGAATAATCCATCACATACTCATTGAAAAATTTATAGATGATGTATTCTTTAATTCCGATAAATTTGTCCGTTTCGTTAAAAATCCCGGGATGCTCATTTTTTAACCACATTACTTTCGTGATTGGGGACATCGGGTGAATGGGTGTTCCGGTCCTGTGATACAATTGCATCCCTTGTTCCGAAGCCTTCAATTTCCTCGCATAGGCAACACTTCGATTATCAGCCCATGTAATGCTATTTGTCAGCGGTCTGCCGTCTTTTCCCATTGCAATCAAGCTATGCATCGCCGAACTGAACGATATCAAGCCCAGTTCTTGCTTTTCTATCCCGCTTGCAATCATAACCTCGCCTATTGCAATGATGACCGCTTTATAAATTTCTTCGGGATCTTGTTCCGCCACGGAAGGAGTTGGACTGTGCAGAGGATAACCCCTCGAACAAGATTGGACAACCTCCCCCCCTTTTGAAAAAAGAACAACCTTCGTACTCGTCGTACCAATATCTATCCCCATCATATAACCTGAATGTCCCATATTTACAACATGCTCCTTTCTCTTAAACAATTGAATTCAATAGTAAGATTAGGATAAGTGAAACGACTGATATAATCGTTTCCATAACCGTCCAAGACTTTAACCTTTGTGAGACTGTTAAATTAAATCTTTAGCGAACATAAGCTGCAACGGCTTCATCCACCCCGCTCGTGATCAATACAATTTTAAATGAACCGCACGCCCCGATAATCAAGATGATGGAGGCAGGCGGACATGAATTGGTTTAGTTCTTCTTTATTAAAACCTCTAGCGCATCCTAATGTAAAGAATGAAACGACCACAGAAATCATGAGGGTGATGATTGACTTTCCAATGAAGGCATTCCAATCATTTCATATTGGATCTTCAGCAAACAAAGCACCGAAAGCAACAATAAAAAGACAGGCATTAAAATCGTGTTCCGCTAGCCTCTCGATGCTTGTACATCCATTAACAATGGCATTGGGAATTCCGATGATCAAAGCATATAAAATGCCAAAAGGGATTAGCTCCATCACTGCACCGCCGACTCGGCAAACCAAGAGTATTACCTCCCCCTATCTGAACAGCATCTGCAACATCCGGAATATCCATACCTGCGATAACCCTAAAATGACGGAAGCAAGAAGTAACGCAATAAATGGGGACCATCTTGCTTTGGCTATGATAACGATTAAGAGCAAACCATTATTATGGCTAACAATCAATAAAAGTAAGATTTCAATGAAAAAAGCATCGAACCAGTTCTTTATGAACAAACTCGATGCCTGATTCAGTCATGAGAACATCATTCTCCAATGAAAAGAGGACCGGATATGTGCTTGATTTCTTTCTCCAAATGTTCAGGATAGGCAATGAGGAAGCAGGTGGATGGTCCTGATGATTTTTCGATATCGACTTTATCACTTATATGCTCAGAAACACCTTCACCACTTTGATCCAGGTGCTTCCATTCATATGCTATCCCTTTTGAGCCGACTGGAAGTGCCTGAACGTCTTCCATTTCACATAGGCTTTTATATAAAGATAATGGCGCGACCCAATCTTGCTGTTCCATTACTTCTTCTCCAACGAGCGGCTTGCCGATCAGAGCGATTTTCCGTAAGGGCTGTTGCTTTTTAACACGTTCATTCACTCGTTTCCCAATCACCATAAGACCAAGTGCTGATTGAAGAAGCGGCATGTTACTTTCTGTGCTGCCAGTGATGGGAAGATCCTCCATTCCCAATTCACCCAGCCCCTTTTTGACACCCCTGTTCAAGTCCTCCCAGGCTTCATCACCGCAGAAATTATTTAGAACGACGGATACGGGTCTTCCGCCAACGCCCAAACACTCCATGACGGCAACCCGAAAGGAATAATAGCCAACGACTTCATAAGGGACATGGACAAGGTCCTTTTCCTTCAGCCCGATACCGCCGCTATTATCACTAGAAACAATCAATGAATCTGATTCGGAAAATGGCAAAATCAATGAATCACTCATTCTACAAGTCCATCTTTAAAAAGCATTTTTTTCAAAACAGGCTCCAAGCGTGGCAGTAAAAGGGCAGCCAATACTACATTTACCGCCGTCGCTGCCGTTAATCCCGGAACCAATAACGTGTAAAAACCAGGGCTGATCAGAAATGCGAAAGGCAGGGCTAAAACGAAGGCATTACCGATAAAGAAGAGGAAAAATGCGCCTACTTTTTTTCCGTTTATATATAAAATGCCAAACATCCATGCCAGGACTGCCATTTCGACCATGATCAAAAAGTGGAATGGCCCAAGCGGCATGCCGCCGATGAACGCTGAAATGATATGACCAAGCCCAGCAACTATAGCCCCCGATACCGGGCCAAGTATGACAGCCGCCAAAAGGGCCGGGAAACTATCCAAAGCTATGCTCCCGATCGGGGAAGGGATTTTAATCATTGCCCCTACCGCCGATAAGGCAATGAATATAGCGATTGCACTAATTTTTCTTACGTCCATGTTTACTCTTTTTCCTTTCTTTTCCCTCCACGGAACACATTTGCGCTGCGGATATACTCCACATCTTTCACACCAAGACGGAAATTGATCACACGTGCAACAGCAAAGAAGTAATCCGACAAACGATTTAAATATTGAAGTGATAATGGTGAAACAGCCGCACCGGACTTGATCAATGAAACGACCAATCGTTCTGCCCTTCTTGTAACGGTTCGGGCAATATGAATGGTTGCAGCCGCTTTTGAGCCGCCAGGCAGGATAAACTTTTCCAATTCCGGCGCTTCAAGTATGAAGGCATCTATCCGTTCTTCCAAATAGGTAATGGCCTCATCCGTCAGCTTTTGTGGGGCCTTCTCGGAAACGGTTGCCAAATCACCGCCGCAGTCAAACAACTCATGCTGGATTTTCTCTAGGTCGGCCAGTATATCCGTAAATATCGCTGGATCCAATTCTGTCACCGCAAGACCGATATAGCTATTCACTTCATCAACCGTTCCATAAGATTCGACACGGATGTCATCCTTGTCAAGCCGACCTCCGATTACGCTTGTTTGTCCCTTATCCCCTGTACGTGTATAGATTTTCATCCCAATTACCTCCTCTACTTTATTCGCTGGTCAATTCCATACCAGATGATATCAACGCGCCTTGAAATGGATGCTACATCTTGAAAGACCCATCCGCAGGCATCGCGCCATCTGCGATCTCTTGCTTCCATCGGCACTATGCCTTTGGTGATATCTGAACCGATCACAATGCAGTTGCGGTCATCTCTTTCTTTCTCCCATATTCGCCAATCAGCCATGATTTCCTTCCATTTTTTTCGAATCGAATCTGAATCCATCTTTTCTGCATCTTGTTGAATCCATGCATCCAACCCTTGCAATACAACCGTCTTGCCTTGGAAAACAATCATTTCCGGCTGTTCTTTTCGATAACCGGATAGCCAAAGGACATCATTTTCCAAACCATAAAATTGCTTTACCCATTTAGTTTTGCCATTATAGGCGCCTCCTGTAACAAAGTGCAGCGTTCTCCCCTCCTTAAGCTGTTCCGGTCTTCCCATATCAGCTCATATCCCCGGCCATGGGAAATCCTCCAATCAAAAAAAGACTTTTCCTGCGGGGCATAGCGGACCAATAAATCACGGATTACCCCTCCATGCGTCATTAGGGCAAATCGGTTCTCCTTACAGGCAATCAATTCGTTCCAGCCATTATTCACACGCTCGGAAAATGCCGGATACCTTTCACCCCCAGGCACCAGTGCCTCCATGGGACGTTCCAGCCAATTAAGATAATCTCCATCTGTCTTCAACTCATGATACGTCCGTCCTTCCCAATTGCCGAAGTTCATCTCACGGAACGAAGGGTTTTTGACCGGAACTGCATGTGGAAACAGAAGTCGTGCAGTTTCCACACAGCGGGGCAAATCACTGCTGAAAATTTTTTCATACTGTGGGTATGAGCCCCTTAAGTCCAGTATTTCCTTTTCTCCTTCGGTACTTAATGGAGAATCCGTCCAGCCTAAATAGGCCTTACGTTCATTTGCTGCTGTCAGCCCATGGCGAAGTAGTGTAATAGCCACAATATCAGCCATAACCAAAGCTCAACCCCTTCCACGGAAGCCCCCAGTACATCCCCCGTTATCCCACCGAACCAACTGACGATTTTACGTTTTATATAAACCAGGAAAAACACGGCAGCCAGAAACATGATGAAAAATAAGGTGACAAGCTTAAAATCGATGATCCAGGCAATCGTCAGACTTACAAGGAGATACAGCCAATAAATGGGCAAACTGCTTTTCGTCACTGCACTTTGAAAAAAAGCACCTAGCCCCTCTTTTTTAGCCAGCGGCATCCGGATGAGTAAATAACCCATCACACATTTGCTTAAGAGCGGAAGGGCAATGATCAAGAAGTATGTCCATTCATTTACCCTTTCGACAATTTCATAGATAAATAGAAACCTTGCGGCCAATAGGACTATGACGGAGATGACACCGAATGCACCTGTCCTGGAATCCTTCATGATTTCCAATCGCCGATCTTTATCCTGATAGGAAAAAAAAGCATCACTTGCATCGATCCAGCCATCGAGATGCAAACCTCCCGTTAATGCCATGGTCAAAAACCAAAGGAAAAAGGCAATCGCAAGCGATGACAATGGGGTCCATTCCACTAGTGCATACAAAACGCCGCCCAATAACAACCCTAGCAAAAGACCTACTAATGGAAAGGTTTGAATGGCACGGTGAATATATTTCTTCTCCATCGGAAGCTGCTTCTTTATTGGAAAGACGGTAAAGAACTGCAGGTTAATTAAAAATCCGATCACTCCGCTCATCCCTGCATGCCCCCTTTCTTCCGCAATGGAATCCCCGCTTCCACTAGATAGGCTTCATCGGCCAGTCCGACGATCGTTTGATGAAGCAGACCCAGTGTTTTTCCGTATTTATGAAGGAAATCATCCTGGAAAATCGGTTCCTGCACCAATTCATTGCTCACGACTATTAAACAATTGGATTGTTTTCTTATCTCATTGATTCCGGTTATTATTTTTGAAAAAACGCTATTTAAGAATTCTTCTTCAAGCGGAAGGCCAGGGCCAAATAGTTCGTTATCAAGCAGGGTTGTCAGACAATCGAGCAGAATTATGGAATCCTGATCAATATCCGCCCCTATTCTTGTAATATCCGTTGCGTATTCAGAGGTCTTCCACGCAATCGGGCTGCTTTCCCTATCTTTCCGATGCCTAAGGATCCGTTCACCCATTTCAGCATCACTGACACGGCCGCAGGCAAGGTAATGCAAGTTCCCATTCGTTTGGAGCGCAAACTCCAGTGCTTTTCTTTCTGCGAAGCTGCTTTTTCCTGAACGGACACCCCCGGTTATAAAACAGAGCCTTGCTTTCTCCACTGTCTTACCCCCTCCATCAGTGCTTCGTTATCATGTTCACTCTTCACTGCAAACCGAAGCCACACTCCGTCCAAACCCGGAAAATTATTGGTATGGCGCGGTACGATTCCTTTTTTCAGCAAAAAGGGGAAAAGGGATAGAGATTCATCCTTCACCAAATAAAAATTGACTGTGCTAGCAGAGACATTCAACCCTTGCTCCTCATAAAACCGGAATAGTTTTTGCTTTTGCCATGCAATATAGTCTCTTGTTTTTCTCATATAGGCTTCTTCCGCAAGACAGATTTCCCCCACTTCAAGCGCCACGTGGTTGACGCTCCAATGCGGCTTATAGTTTCTAACCCGTTTTATGATGTCAGGTGCCGCAAGCAAGTAGCCTAGTCTCAAACCCGGGATTGCAAAGATTTTAGTCATTGATCTTAGAATGAGTAAATGTGGAAATGCATTGATTAAAGAAGCATAACTAAAGGCATCTTCCGTAAAATCATAAAAAGCCTCATCCAATACAACCAGGCAATCCGCTTTTTGGCATTCCATGATCAATTCCCTGACTGCATCCCGATTAAATGAAACACCCGTCGGATTATTAGGCGTACATAAGAAAATTGCATCATATTCGGGTAATCGGGGAATCAATCGCTCCAAGTCCAATTGCCACTCAGGAGCATCAAGCTGGTGAAAATCGACCTTACATCCTGCTGCCAAACAAGCTTCAGCATATTCCGCAAATGCCGGCTGAATGATCAGCACCCTTTGATTGGCTAATCCGTTCGCTACCAGCATGATTATTTCAGCACCACCGTTCCCCACCAAAACGGATTGCTCAGGAAGAGCTTCTTTTTTTGCAATGGATTTTGTCAGTTTAATGGCATGCGGATCTGGGTATTGAAGGATTCCTTCGAAAAATCCAGCCCACTGTTCCTTTATGCGTAAAGGCGGACCCAATGGGTTGATGTTAGCACTGAAGTCGAGAACCCCTTCAGGCATCTCGATTTTCAGCGCTTCATAAAGATAATGAGGATTAGAGCCATGAGAAGGTAATGTCAAGAATAAGCCCCCCTAGCCATAGCATCAGCAGAAATAGAAAAGATGACCGATGCATGATGGTAATCGTTTTTGGTATATGTTTTGCTTCCAATCGAACAAGCGGAACTCCCATCCTCGCACGGTCGGAAACAATTCCGTTGTACATATTAAGGCCTCCAAGCTGTATTCCCAAAATCGCAGCAACGCCTGCTTCACACCACCCGCTATTCGGGCTTGGATGTTTTTTTGCGTCATTAAACAATATCCTCCATCTAGCACCAAATCCATGATAGTGAGATTTTGAGCTCAGTAACATCAGGTAACCGGTGAGGCGGCTGGGAATCCAGTTCACGATATCATCGAGCTTGGCTGAAGCCCAGCCGAATTGCCCATATTTATCATTTTTGTACCCTACCATGGAATCGCATGTATTAATCGCCCTGTACACCATAGCTAGCTGCGCACCGCCAATAGCTGCCCAAAACATTGGGGCTGTAATCCCATCACTGGTATTTTCCGCTACAGTTTCCACGGTGCCCCTGACAATTTCGGATTCATCAAGATCCTCCGTATCACGGCCCACGATATAGGAAAGCTTTAGCCTCGCTTCAGGAAAATCGCGTTCATTAAGCGGAAGGCAAACATCCATCCCAGCTTGCTTCAAGCCCTTCTGAGCTATCGTAGTAGAAATGACAGCAGCTTCCCAAAGGATACCTGCAAGCGGATGGATTAGATAAGCCAAATAGACGGTAAGACCCGTAATCAATAACACCGCCGATAAGACGATGATCAACATGAAGAGTCCATTCCGTTTCTTATATGCCCCTCTATTGAATGCCAGATCCAGCTTGCTTATCATCGTTCCTATCCATTTGACTGGATGCGGCCAATTTGGCGGATCACCGATTAATAGATCAAGGAAAAATGCCAGCGTAACCGCAAAAAGATGATGATAGATCATAAATCCTCAATCCGTTTCCGATTATTCTTTAATGCTTCCACTGTACAATCATATACACCGCGACTGATCAGCTTCCCTAACGGAGTGATGGTGCCTGCATATTGAAGCTTTGCCCCTCTTTGAGCAGCCGCAATCAAAATGCTGTCAGTCGATGTTCCTGTTGCACATGTATTTGTCACCTTATCCAGTACATGCAAATCA
This window contains:
- a CDS encoding bifunctional adenosylcobinamide kinase/adenosylcobinamide-phosphate guanylyltransferase, with the protein product MEKARLCFITGGVRSGKSSFAERKALEFALQTNGNLHYLACGRVSDAEMGERILRHRKDRESSPIAWKTSEYATDITRIGADIDQDSIILLDCLTTLLDNELFGPGLPLEEEFLNSVFSKIITGINEIRKQSNCLIVVSNELVQEPIFQDDFLHKYGKTLGLLHQTIVGLADEAYLVEAGIPLRKKGGMQG
- the cobD gene encoding threonine-phosphate decarboxylase CobD, with protein sequence MTLPSHGSNPHYLYEALKIEMPEGVLDFSANINPLGPPLRIKEQWAGFFEGILQYPDPHAIKLTKSIAKKEALPEQSVLVGNGGAEIIMLVANGLANQRVLIIQPAFAEYAEACLAAGCKVDFHQLDAPEWQLDLERLIPRLPEYDAIFLCTPNNPTGVSFNRDAVRELIMECQKADCLVVLDEAFYDFTEDAFSYASLINAFPHLLILRSMTKIFAIPGLRLGYLLAAPDIIKRVRNYKPHWSVNHVALEVGEICLAEEAYMRKTRDYIAWQKQKLFRFYEEQGLNVSASTVNFYLVKDESLSLFPFLLKKGIVPRHTNNFPGLDGVWLRFAVKSEHDNEALMEGVRQWRKQGSVL
- a CDS encoding ECF transporter S component gives rise to the protein MDVRKISAIAIFIALSAVGAMIKIPSPIGSIALDSFPALLAAVILGPVSGAIVAGLGHIISAFIGGMPLGPFHFLIMVEMAVLAWMFGILYINGKKVGAFFLFFIGNAFVLALPFAFLISPGFYTLLVPGLTAATAVNVVLAALLLPRLEPVLKKMLFKDGLVE
- the gntK gene encoding gluconokinase — encoded protein: MGHSGYMMGIDIGTTSTKVVLFSKGGEVVQSCSRGYPLHSPTPSVAEQDPEEIYKAVIIAIGEVMIASGIEKQELGLISFSSAMHSLIAMGKDGRPLTNSITWADNRSVAYARKLKASEQGMQLYHRTGTPIHPMSPITKVMWLKNEHPGIFNETDKFIGIKEYIIYKFFNEYVMDYSLASATGMFNMNDLKWDEEALTIAGIGADKLPMLVPTTHILSGLSEELAAKMNIQAGTPFVIGASDGVLANLGQNAIKPGVLAVTIGTSGAVRTVSDRPLTDPKGRTFCYALTENHWVIGGPVNNGGITFRWARDQLGRVEIEKAKASGQDSYEILTDMASNIAPGSDGLIFHPYMAGERAPLWSADARGSFFGLALHHTRDHMVRAVLEGVMYNLYSVLLAVKELTGAPEKIHASGGFVRSKLWRQIMADIFNQNVTIPESFESSSLGAAVLGLYALGEIQSLDEVEGMVGETNELIPIEENVKVYEELMSIYLSVSRQLEGDYKRIADFQRRHLE
- a CDS encoding ATP-binding protein: MSDSLILPFSESDSLIVSSDNSGGIGLKEKDLVHVPYEVVGYYSFRVAVMECLGVGGRPVSVVLNNFCGDEAWEDLNRGVKKGLGELGMEDLPITGSTESNMPLLQSALGLMVIGKRVNERVKKQQPLRKIALIGKPLVGEEVMEQQDWVAPLSLYKSLCEMEDVQALPVGSKGIAYEWKHLDQSGEGVSEHISDKVDIEKSSGPSTCFLIAYPEHLEKEIKHISGPLFIGE
- a CDS encoding bifunctional adenosylcobinamide kinase/adenosylcobinamide-phosphate guanylyltransferase, with the translated sequence MGRPEQLKEGRTLHFVTGGAYNGKTKWVKQFYGLENDVLWLSGYRKEQPEMIVFQGKTVVLQGLDAWIQQDAEKMDSDSIRKKWKEIMADWRIWEKERDDRNCIVIGSDITKGIVPMEARDRRWRDACGWVFQDVASISRRVDIIWYGIDQRIK
- the cbiB gene encoding adenosylcobinamide-phosphate synthase CbiB; translated protein: MIYHHLFAVTLAFFLDLLIGDPPNWPHPVKWIGTMISKLDLAFNRGAYKKRNGLFMLIIVLSAVLLITGLTVYLAYLIHPLAGILWEAAVISTTIAQKGLKQAGMDVCLPLNERDFPEARLKLSYIVGRDTEDLDESEIVRGTVETVAENTSDGITAPMFWAAIGGAQLAMVYRAINTCDSMVGYKNDKYGQFGWASAKLDDIVNWIPSRLTGYLMLLSSKSHYHGFGARWRILFNDAKKHPSPNSGWCEAGVAAILGIQLGGLNMYNGIVSDRARMGVPLVRLEAKHIPKTITIMHRSSFLFLLMLWLGGLILDITFSWL
- the cobS gene encoding adenosylcobinamide-GDP ribazoletransferase, with product MSGVIGFLINLQFFTVFPIKKQLPMEKKYIHRAIQTFPLVGLLLGLLLGGVLYALVEWTPLSSLAIAFFLWFLTMALTGGLHLDGWIDASDAFFSYQDKDRRLEIMKDSRTGAFGVISVIVLLAARFLFIYEIVERVNEWTYFLIIALPLLSKCVMGYLLIRMPLAKKEGLGAFFQSAVTKSSLPIYWLYLLVSLTIAWIIDFKLVTLFFIMFLAAVFFLVYIKRKIVSWFGGITGDVLGASVEGVELWLWLILWLLHYFAMG
- a CDS encoding histidine phosphatase family protein, translating into MADIVAITLLRHGLTAANERKAYLGWTDSPLSTEGEKEILDLRGSYPQYEKIFSSDLPRCVETARLLFPHAVPVKNPSFREMNFGNWEGRTYHELKTDGDYLNWLERPMEALVPGGERYPAFSERVNNGWNELIACKENRFALMTHGGVIRDLLVRYAPQEKSFFDWRISHGRGYELIWEDRNSLRRGERCTLLQEAPIMAKLNG
- a CDS encoding cob(I)yrinic acid a,c-diamide adenosyltransferase — protein: MKIYTRTGDKGQTSVIGGRLDKDDIRVESYGTVDEVNSYIGLAVTELDPAIFTDILADLEKIQHELFDCGGDLATVSEKAPQKLTDEAITYLEERIDAFILEAPELEKFILPGGSKAAATIHIARTVTRRAERLVVSLIKSGAAVSPLSLQYLNRLSDYFFAVARVINFRLGVKDVEYIRSANVFRGGKRKEKE